In Zingiber officinale cultivar Zhangliang chromosome 8B, Zo_v1.1, whole genome shotgun sequence, a single genomic region encodes these proteins:
- the LOC122015605 gene encoding uncharacterized protein LOC122015605, whose protein sequence is MAAPHGSLEYRVGILYFLRYAFGDAAPDVTRPCPCCKCINSLSHDRETVHEHLMINGILQDYRIWNFHGEKLIVQDHDNKELHYSVQQVSEVTSHEPMVQEMLHDAFGIHEGSTSNENYIGASTSHTPMESNVKDFYRLIEEGKQQLYTGCTEFSKLSFLVELFQLKVNGKWSDKSFTALLDFLRRVLPSETQVPKSFYEAKKLISSLGLHYEKIHDCSNDCMIYWGGNENEQACKVCNLPRWKNLQKSSRRSYKGGKKKCLEVKIPAKVFWYFPLKPRLQRLFMSSKTSENMQWHFKKRVSDGNLRHPADSRAWKEFDECHYEFASDPRNVRLGLAADEFNPFKNQSTSHSTWPIVLMPYNLPWECMKPYSIILSTLIPGPKAPGNDIDIYLRPLLTELKDLWENGIATFDACEKKMFQMRAAFFI, encoded by the coding sequence ATGGCTGCGCCACATGGCAGTCTTGAGTATCGGGTGGGAATCCTATATTTTTTGCGTTATGCATTTGGTGATGCGGCTCCAGATGTCACGAGACCatgtccttgttgcaaatgtatAAATTCATTGAGTCATGATCGTGAGACAGTACACGAACATCTGATGATAAATGGTATTTTACAAGATTATCGCATCTGGAATTTTCATGGAGAAAAACTAATTGTACAAGATCATGATAACAAAGAACTTCATTATTCAGTGCAACAAGTTTCTGAAGTAACTAGCCATGAACCGATGGTACAAGAAATGCTGCATGATGCATTTGGAATTCATGAAGGATCTACAAGTAATGAAAATTACATTGGAGCATCAACGAGTCATACACCGATGGAGTCTAATGTTAAAGATTTCTATCGACTAATTGAGGAAGGGAAACAACAGCTATATACCGGATGCACAGAGTTTTCTAAACTGTCGTTCCTTGTTGAGTTATTTCAACTGAAAGTGAATGGAAAATGGAGTGATAAGTCATTTACAGCATTGTTGGACTTCCTTCGTCGAGTACTTCCATCTGAAACTCAAGTGCCTAAGTCATTTTATGAAGCAAAGAAATTAATTTCTAGTTTAGGACTTCATTATGAAAAAATACATGATTGTTCAAATGATTGCATGATTTATTGGGGGGGAAATGAGAATGAACAGGCTTGCAAAGTGTGTAACCTTCCAAGatggaaaaatttgcagaaatcatCAAGGAGATCGTATAAAGgtggaaaaaaaaaatgtcttGAAGTTAAAATTCCAGCCAAAGTCTTTTGGTATTTTCCATTGAAACCAAGATTGCAACGGTTATTCATGTCATCTAAGACGTCTGAAAATATGCAATGGCATTTCAAAAAACGTGTTTCAGATGGAAATCTAAGGCATCCAGCTGATTCTCGAGCATGGAAGGAATTTGATGAATGTCATTATGAATTTGCGTCTGATCCTAGAAACGTACGCTTGGGACTCGCCGCTGATGAgtttaatccatttaaaaatcaaAGCACTTCACATAGTACTTGGCCTATTGTCCTGATGCCTTACAATTTGCCTTGGGAATGCATGAAGCCTTATTCTATTATTTTATCCACCCTTATTCCTGGTCCAAAAGCACCTGGCAATGATATCGATATATATTTGCGCCCCCTATTGACTGAATTGAAAGATTTATGGGAAAATGGAATTGCCACATTTGATGCttgtgaaaaaaaaatgtttcaaaTGCGGGCTgcatttttcatttga
- the LOC122017348 gene encoding probable LRR receptor-like serine/threonine-protein kinase At1g53430 produces the protein MSAITAETLFNVSPHRLLILSLLLGLSSFLDLRCRAQTQSQTLVDYEVKVLQTIGSKLNKTWNFDVDPCSNVTGWVDPENKMTNYANNVTCGMCDTTTNTCHVTSIILKGQNLTGELPAEFADLTYLDTLDLTRNYLNGTIPAKWGTLRLTNLSLLGNRISGRIPEELGNITTLRSLTIEANLLEGSIPEALGNLSNLTDLFLSSNNLTGELPESLGNLLNLEDFRIDGNPISGRIPSFIGNWTNLKHFDMQGTSMEGSFPRSFSRLVSITELRVTDWKGGDGQFPPLQNMTQMRKLVLRNLSISGEIPDYIRRMTNLKILDLSFNNLTGQIPGSFSELPNLRYMYLTNNKLSGSIPSWILTSNDNLDVSYNSFNVSPLPSCLPREGVNLVSSFSSTNDNSGPSCLRKNLPCSGKSRNCELFINCGGSKVIVDGHEYQQDLYDTDDYSIYRESKTGAWACSSTGIFLGNENLQNFIARNSSILNMSNPELYMTARLSPLSLKYYGLCLQKGNYTVSLHFAEIVLTDDQTYASTGRRLFDVSIQGQKILQNFNIAKEANGTGKVLIKNFNILVNDTLEIHFQWGGKGTNSIPVKGVYGPLVSAISITPNFEADCKDKSKLSVGIIVGIVIASCFVLIIALNIIWFYFIRKDPRDNELKGLELQTGYFTLKQIKVATRSFDPENKIGEGGFGPVYKGILSDGSMIAVKQLSAKSRQGNREFVNEIGMISALQHPNLVKLYGCCIEGNQLLLIYEYMENNSLARALFGPPKYCLNLEWQIRRNICIGIARGLSYLHEESRLKIIHRDIKATNILLDKDLNAKISDFGLARLDEEENSHISTRIAGTVGYMAPEYAMRGYLTDKADVYSFGVVTLEIVSGMSNANYKPKKEFVYLLDLAYVLQEQGNLLELVDQSLGSNYSKEEALQMLELSLVCTNPSPTLRPAMSSVISMLEGKMPVKVMPANRAASTVDNVRFKALEMVSHDNQTDSSIDGSWNDSFISASNGNNSQAKTTHLLLP, from the exons ATGAGCGCCATCACAGCGGAAACTCTGTTTAATGTTAGTCCTCATCGCCTCCTCATCCTCTCCTTGCTCCTGGGTTTGAGTTCCTTCTTGGACCTCAGATGCAGAGCGCAGACACAGTCACAGACACTGGTTGACTATGAAG ttaaagTTCTACAAACCATTGGCTCAAAGTTGAACAAGACCTGGAACTTCGATGTGGACCCTTGCAGTAACGTTACAGGATGGGTAGACCCAGAGAACAAAATGACAAACTACGCCAACAATGTCACTTGTGGCATGTGCGACACCACAACCAATACTTGTCATGTAACTTCCAT CATTCTTAAGGGGCAGAATTTGACTGGAGAGCTGCCGGCTGAGTTTGCCGACCTTACTTATTTGGACACGCT AGATCTGACAAGGAACTATCTGAATGGAACTATCCCAGCTAAATGGGGAACTCTTCGCCTCACCAATCT GTCTCTTTTGGGAAATCGAATATCTGGGCGCATCCCCGAAGAGCTGGGAAATATTACGACACTCAGATCGCT GACAATAGAAGCAAACTTACTAGAAGGCTCAATTCCTGAAGCCCTTGGCAACCTCAGTAATTTGACTGACTT ATTTCTTTCATCAAATAATTTGACAGGCGAATTACCAGAATCACTTGGCAATCTCCTGAACTTAGAGGACTT TAGAATAGATGGCAACCCAATTTCTGGTAGAATCCCAAGTTTCATTGGTAACTGGACAAATCTTAAACACTT TGACATGCAAGGGACGTCCATGGAAGGTTCTTTTCCTCGCAGCTTCTCCAGACTGGTATCAATAACTGAGCT GAGGGTGACTGACTGGAAAGGCGGAGATGGACAGTTTCCTCCACTACAGAATATGACTCAAATGAGGAAATT GGTTCTTAGGAACCTGTCAATATCCGGTGAAATTCCTGATTATATAAGAAGGATGACAAACCTAAAAATTTT AGATTTAAGCTTTAACAACTTGACCGGGCAAATCCCAGGTAGCTTTAGTGAGCTACCAAATTTACGATATAT GTACCTGACAAATAACAAGCTCAGTGGAAGCATTCCATCATGGATTTTGACAAGTAACGATAATTT GGATGTTTCTTATAATTCTTTTAATGTATCTCCACTACCATCCTGCCTGCCACGAGAAGGAGT gaatttagtttcaagttttTCGTCTACAAATGACAACTC GGGACCTTCATGCTTAAGGAAGAATCTCCCTTGTTCAGGGAAATCAAGAA ATTGTGAGTTGTTCATTAATTGTGGTGGTAGTAAAGTGATTGTCGATGGGCATGAGTACCAACAAGATTTATATGACACTGATGATTACTCTATCTATCGTGAGAGCAAAACTGGAGCATGGGCATGCAGCAGTACTGGAATCTTTCTAGGAAATGAGAACCTACAAAATTTTATTGCACGGAATTCATCAATCCTTAATATGAGCAATCCAGAATTGTACATGACAGCTCGACTTAGTCCTCTTTCCCTGAAATACTATGGTCTATGCCTACAGAAAGGAAATTACACAGTGAGTCTCCATTTTGCTGAGATTGTGCTCACTGATGACCAAACATATGCTAGTACAGGAAGACGTTTGTTTGATGTATCAATCCAG GGGCAAAAAATTCTCCAGAATTTCAACATTGCAAAAGAAGCTAATGGAACTGGCAAGGTGCTTATCAAAAACTTCAATATATTGGTTAATGACACACTCGAAATTCACTTTCAGTGGGGTGGCAAGGGAACAAACAGCATCCCTGTGAAAGGTGTATATGGACCTCTTGTCTCAGCCATTTCTATCACTCCGA ATTTTGAGGCTGATTGCAAGGATAAAAGTAAGCTATCTGTTGGGATTATTGTGGGCATCGTTATAGCATCTTGTTTTGTACTTATTATTGCCTTGAACATCATTTGGTTTTACTTCATCAGGAAAGATCCTCGAGACAATG AACTCAAAGGCCTCGAGCTGCAAACTGGCTACTTCACTCTGAAACAGATTAAAGTTGCTACTAGGAGTTTTGATCCTGAAAATAAGATAGGTGAAGGCGGGTTCGGTCCAGTGTACAAG GGTATATTGTCCGATGGTTCCATGATAGCTGTCAAGCAACTTTCTGCCAAATCTAGGCAAGGGAACCGTGAATTTGTCAATGAAATAGGAATGATATCAGCTTTACAACATCCAAATCTAGTGAAGCTCTATGGTTGTTGTATAGAAGGAAATCAATTGTTGCTTATCTATGAATATATGGAGAATAATTCTCTTGCTCGTGCTTTATTTG GTCCACCGAAATATTGCCTCAATCTAGAATGGCAAATAAGACGCAATATTTGCATAGGGATAGCGAGAGGATTGTCATATCTTCATGAGGAGTCAAGGTTGAAGATTATTCACCGAGACATCAAGGCAACAAACATTCTACTAGATAAAGACCTCAATGCAAAAATATCCGACTTTGGTTTGGCTAGACTTGATGAAGAAGAAAACAGTCATATCAGCACAAGAATAGCGGGGACAGT AGGTTACATGGCTCCAGAGTATGCAATGAGAGGTTACTTGACAGATAAAGCAGATGTATATAGTTTTGGTGTGGTGACACTAGAAATTGTCAGCGGAATGAGCAACGCTAATTATAAGCCCAAGAAGGAATTTGtttatcttcttgatttg GCTTATGTTTTGCAAGAGCAGGGAAATTTGCTTGAATTAGTTGACCAAAGCCTTGGCTCCAACtactcaaaggaggaagcactGCAAATGCTAGAACTGTCTCTTGTTTGCACCAACCCCTCCCCAACGCTCAGGCCTGCAATGTCATCTGTGATAAGCATGCTCGAAGGCAAGATGCCGGTGAAGGTCATGCCGGCAAATCGAGCAGCTTCTACAGTTGACAACGTGAGGTTCAAAGCTTTGGAGATGGTCTCCCATGACAACCAAACAGACAGCTCCATTGATGGCTCATGGAATGATTCCTTTATCTCAGCATCAAATGGCAATAACTCGCAGGCAAAAACAACCCACCTTCTGCTTCCCTAG